Proteins from a genomic interval of Balaenoptera musculus isolate JJ_BM4_2016_0621 chromosome 16, mBalMus1.pri.v3, whole genome shotgun sequence:
- the STOX1 gene encoding storkhead-box protein 1 isoform X2, which produces MNPIAQSQFIPLAEVLCCAVSDMNAAQIVVTQESLLEHLVKHYPGIAIPSQDILYTTLGTLIKERKIYHTGEGYFIVTPQTYFITNTTPQENKRILSDESPWMPTSITYLVNVESCADLTKENATPISHCHSCQCFHDVCTQDIQKPPAAAEVTRKCQKGLGESKPLVQNRTVSVSEENHVCDSAKPLPFTKDREKAKKFGFSLFWRSISRKEKSRTEHSSFSAQFPPEEWPVRDEDNLDNIPRDIEHEIIKRINPILTVDNLIKHTVRMQKYEEQKKCNSQGTSTYMLTLRHKYPSKVGVKKSQGRFVKPRRRGHSHRDRDKARSQGSGPQPGSIRLEKHPKLPATQPTPGIKSPNEVELQKPLGENPSVLGSHLIYKKRISNPFQGFSHRRSPITKEHNVQKTSDLKTSQIGPKGKPFQRSGSLDSSRIFESEAKPSYSERCNDKLRAESIYVNHSTVKPIGDDFRDYLFNYSQCGVLQNDSKCCSFRESTLRCDVYGGENEAIPEVSRKSYSHFDTLEETKETQHVLPSRGSSSLDQASSACRLVDETIHQFQNLGLLDYPVGANHLRQPERQDRDSEETLMRKAFIQEAETVSLENEGLSDDDQALYQNEADDEDGACSSLYLDEDDFSENDDLIQMLPGHIQFSFPGGNKWNHLGKQKVTERSLTEYNSNIQRFEPLVLKGNEHYKPTGLLTNPGEGQEPNLSAENCVLNLGIQSGFDYEKEPSVAKCVQASAPADGSIFDYYSTRKAASEAETLQDPVGDTGKKPATWNQSAQNQEMRKQFTHKLELFNTLHMPALAQDVQPEHSHLEGTENQSMAGDSGIDSPRTQSLASNNSVILDGLKRRQNFLQNFEGTKSSQTLTSNSLLQLTPVINV; this is translated from the exons ATGAATCCAATAGCTCAATCTCAGTTTATACCTTTGGCTGAAGTTCTTTGCTGTGCTGTATCTGATATGAATGCTGCTCAGATTGTAGTAACACAGGAATCACTATTGGAACATTTGGTGAAACATTACCCAG GCATTGCAATTCCATCTCAAGATATTCTCTATACCACTCTGGGAACTCTCATTAAAGAAAGGAAGATTTATCACACTGGAGAAGGATACTTCATAGTTACTCCTCAGACTTACTTCATTACAAATACAACCCcccaagaaaataagagaatccTATCAGATGAAAGTCCCTGGATGCCAACTTCCATTACCTACCTGGTGAACGTGGAAAGCTGTGCAGACTTAACCAAAGAAAATGCGACCCCCATATCCCATTGTCATTCTTGCCAGTGTTTCCATGATGTGTGCACTCAGGATATACAGAAACCACCAGCTGCTGCAGAAGTGACTAGAAAATGCCAGAAAGGTCTTGGGGAATCCAAACCTTTGGTACAGAATCGAACAGTTTCAGTGTCTGAGGAGAATCACGTCTGTGACAGCGCCAAACCTTTACCATtcacaaaagacagagaaaaagccAAGAAATTTGGCTTTAGCCTCTTCTGGCGCAGTATATCCAGAAAGGAGAAGTCCAGAACAGAGCACAGCAGTTTCTCTGCTCAGTTCCCACCAGAAGAATGGCCCGTCCGAGATGAAGATAACTTGGACAATATCCCTCGAGACATTGAACATGAGATAATCAAACGAATTAATCCCATTTTGACTGTTGACAACTTAATCAAACATACTGTCAGAATGCAAAAATACgaagaacagaaaaaatgtaATAGCCAGGGCACTTCCACTTATATGCTGACACTCAGGCATAAGTATCCTTCAAAAGTGGGAGTTAAGAAAAGTCAGGGCCGGTTTGTAAAGCCTCGAAGGCGGGGCCATTCACATAGAGATAGAGACAAAGCCAGGAGTCAGGGAAGTGGGCCTCAGCCAGGAAGCATTAGGCTGGAGAAACACCCCAAGCTCCCTGCTACACAGCCCACCCCCGGAATTAAAAGCCCAAATGAAGTAGAACTTCAGAAACCACTTGGTGAGAATCCATCAGTGCTAGGTTCCCATTTGATTTACAAAAAGCGAATCAGTAATCCTTTCCAGGGTTTCTCTCACCGAAGGAGCCCAATAACCAAAGAGCACAACGTCCAGAAGACCAGTGATCTGAAAACCAGTCAGATTGGACCAAAGGGAAAGCCTTTCCAAAGGTCAGGGTCTTTGGATTCCTCAAGAATCTTTGAGAGTGAAGCCAAACCGTCATACAGTGAACGATGTAATGATAAACTGAGAGCAGAATCCATTTATGTGAATCACTCTACTGTCAAACCTATCGGTGATGACTTTAGAGATTACCTCTTCAATTACTCTCAATGTGGTGTTTTGCAAAATGATAGTAAATGCTGTTCCTTCAGGGAAAGCACGTTGAGATGTGATGTGTATGGTGGAGAAAATGAGGCAATCCCTGAAGTCTCGAGGAAAAGTTACTCTCATTTTGACACATTagaagagacaaaagaaacaCAGCATGTCCTGCCATCACGAGGTTCCTCTTCTTTAGACCAGGCGTCCTCTGCTTGTAGATTAGTTGATGAAACAATACACCAGTTCCAAAATCTTGGTCTTTTGGATTACCCAGTTGGTGCAAACCATTTGAGACAACCTGAGAGACAAGACAGAGACTCAGAGGAAACTCTGATGAGAAAGGCATTTATCCAGGAAGCAGAGACTGTGAGTCTAGAAAATGAAGGACTTTCTGATGATGACCAGGCCTTGTATCAGAATGAAGCCGATGATGAGGATGGGGCCTGCAGTTCATTGTATCTAGATGAGGATGACTTTTCTGAGAATGACGACTTAATTCAAATGCTGCCTGGCCACATTCAGTTTTCCTTTCCAGGGGGAAACAAGTGGAATCATTTAGGAAAACAAAAGGTGACCGAGAGGTCTCTGACTGAGTACAATAGCAACATACAGAGGTTTGAGCCTCTGGTGCTTAAAGGAAATGAACATTACAAGCCCACTGGGTTGCTTACTAACCCCGGTGAAGGCCAAGAACCTAATCTCTCTGCTGAAAACTGTGTCCTCAATTTAGGGATCCAGTCTGGTTTTGACTATGAAAAGGAGCCCAGTGTAGCTAAATGTGTACAGGCCTCAGCACCTGCTGATGGAAGTATATTTGATTACTACAGCACAAGGAAAGCTGCTTCGGAGGCTGAAACCCTACAAGACCCTGTTGGTGACACAGGAAAGAAACCAGCCACCTGGAATCAGAGTGCTCAGAAtcaggaaatgagaaaacagtTCACACACAAGTTAGAACTGTTCAACACTTTGCATATGCCAGCGTTGGCTCAGGACGTCCAACCTGAACATAGTCACTTGGAAGGAACAGAAAATCAGAGCATGGCAGGAGATAGTGGAATAGATTCTCCACG gaCACAGAGTCTGGCATCTAATAATTCAGTCATTTTGGATGGActaaaaagaagacagaattttCTGCAGAATTTTGAAGGCACAAAAAGCAGTCAAACTCTCACGTCCAATTCCTTACTACAACTAACTCCAGTcataaatgtttaa